GTACTTAGACTATGTCCAGGAACTAAATATGCAGAACATGCAGAACGGAATATACACAATAAATACCATTACAGGGGACACCTTCAACCTGGCGTTTTCAGCAAAAAACATGACCGTTACAAGCCATACGTTTACAGTAACATATGACCCAGCCCAGCTCCAACTCCTTGACCCGTGTGGCCAAACCCCAACTATAGAAACAGAGTTAGGGCTTGTTAGTGGTACGAATGTTACCATCGTCCAAAATGAGCCTGGGACAATTGTATTTTCAATAAACAATACTGTCTCTTCTGGTAAATCATGGTCAGGCTTGGTGAACACCTTAAAATTCAAAGCAAATGTGAATAACCCAGCGATATCCTACAAAGTGACATGAGAAAGCGTACCTGTGCTACAAGAGCAGATTAGCTGATTAACTATATGAAGCGACTGTTACTCTACTGTTGGAAGCATCTTAAAGTTCGTATGCACAACAAAACGCGGGAGGCTTATGAAATTGAAAAACAAGAGGAAATGGATAAAAGAAGGCATAAAAAAGTCTATAGTAACGCTTCTAGCGTTAATAATCCTATTTTCATCTATTCCATATCAGGTAGCATATACACAAGACATAGAAGAAACATTTCCAGATAGCAATAAAGAAATACTAGTAAATTTCCCAAGTGAAAGTGGAAAAGAACAATTAACAGAAGCTCAAATTCCTAATAACAGCAAAGAAACATTGCTTAATTATGAAAGCGAAAATAAAAAAGAGCTATCAACAGGAAACATGAGTTCTAATGCGAATAAAGATGTATTGGTTAATATTAATGAGAATATAAATAAAGTCACAGAAGAAAATGACAATTCAACAAAATATATAGGAGAAACAATAAAAAACAGAGAGAAAGCTTCATTCAAAAGCAATGAAATTTTAGTTAAGTACAAAAATGAAAACACAAAAGAAGCTTTAAAAAATAATGCAAAAAAGAATTTAAATCTAAATAAGTTGACGACAAAAAAACAATTTGTCAAGTTGCAAATCGACTTATTGGAAATAGATAAAGATTCTAGTATCGATAGTGTAATAGCTGAGCTACAAAAAGATCCCGATATAGAATATGCGCAACCAAATTATACGGTCAGTGTTCTTGATAGTGTCTATTTAGATAGTAACCAAGACTTATTATCATTGTATGAAATTGGTCAAGTTGTTGAAGGACAGGAATGTATACCCGGCACAGCCATCGACGTATTGTCGGCATGGAAGCTGACCAAAGGTTCACCGGGCATGCTAGTCGCAGTTCTTGATACGGGTATAGATATCAATCATCAAGAGCTTGTTAATAATATATTTGCTAACCAGGCTGAAATACCAGGTGACGGTATCGATAATGATTACAATGGATATATCGATGATGTGAAAGGCTGGGATTTTGCCAATCACGATAATTCAATCTATGATACCGCCGACGAGTTCCATGGAACACATATAAGCGGTATTATAGCAGCGACAGAAAACGGTTCAGGTGTCTGTGGCGTAGCGCCTGGCGTAAAGATACTGCCTATAAAGTTTATTAACGGCAGTATAGGCTATACCTCAGATGCTATAGAAGCCATAGAATATGCTGAAAGTATGGGAGCCAGGATTATTAACTGCAGTTGGGGCGGCAGCGAGAATAACACCGCATTAAAAGACGCCATTGCCCAATCAAACATGGTGTTTGTATGCGCCGCCGGCAATGATGATTCTGCTAATCCGGTATATCCCGCAGCTTTTGATTTGCCTAATGTAATTTCTGTAGGGGCGGTAAATCAGAGTGGGCAAAAGGCCAGTTTTTCCAATTACGGAGCATATGTTGATCTGGCTGCTCCCGGAGTTAGTATTATAAGCACAACGCCCCAGGATAATTATGGTTATATGGGCGGCACATCTATGGCCGCAGGATTTGTTAGCGGCGCTGCAGCCCTGTTATTAAGCTATCAAACAGACTTAGATGCAGGACAAGCAGTTAACCGTTTAAAAACATGCGCCTCGCCAAATGAAACCATTAAACAATTTACATCGACAGGCGGCATAGTGAATGCGTCTGCAGCGCTTACCAGTACCAATGTTATTGGTGATATTGACAATAAAAACAATGCGGTAAACCCAGATGAGGTACATAGCATTATAGCGAGCTACAGCAGCATAAACCAGGTAACAGCAACCCAGAAAGAAAAAATACTTGACTTCTATCATATAACCGAGCAACAAATAATAGAAGCCGAACAGACAGGTTACTCGCTAACAGATAGCATTAATATTGCAAAAGCCGCAACCGAGTACCAATTTACCATAAACGAAGTTATTATAGTATTACAGAAATATGGAAATATTCTTGATGCTGAGGCTGAGTTAAGCAACTTTAAACATTTTTCTGAGCGTTATGTTGTGCCTGTCACAAAATATGGAGAATTAAAAAGTTATTTTCTGGCAGGATACACTTCTAATGAAATACGTTCTGCATACGTAGCTTCGTTGGTAAGTAACTTGAGTATAGCTAATCTGTTAAAGATTCAGAATGAAGATCCACTCCAGACTATCATCAATTCTTTGAATATGGGTCTGAGCCAGGTGCAAATAGATATTCTTAACGAACTATTCGCCGAATATGACGTCAATAAAAGAAACCTCCTGATATACATGCAGCAGGATAATATAAGTGCTGAACAAATTAAAAGCTTGTTTGAACAATTGGAACAAGATATACTTACCCAGTATATTAATGCAACCGGACAAACAGTCAACCCGTATGGTACAGGAGAAAATGATCAGATAAACTATGACAAGTATTTTAATGCGCCCTATGTGAGCAATATTAAAGATAGCGAAAATATAGAATTAAACACGGGGGCGCTGAAGCTTCAGAATACAGAATTGAGCTTAAAAGGACGTAACGGACTTGATTTGAATATTACAAGTCAGTATGATTCTTCAAAAGCAAATCTATATAATGTAGGATATAGTACGTCTGTTTCATTTAGTTATCAAGTATATGTGCAAGAAGTGCGTTATATCCGATATACCGACTGGAGTACGAGTAGTGAAACAACATCCAGACCTTTTTGTGTAGGTAATTTTGGTTCATATAGTGAAGCATCGCTATGCGCATATGGTTATAAATTTACGCTACCGGAATCTACGGGTTATATATATGACTTTATTACTAGTTCAAGATATTTTAATAAAACCACTTCTTATCAAATAACTTATACTGGTTATTATAATGGTTATTTTTGGTCGGAGTACCAATCGAGTTATTATAGTCCTCCTAACTCCCAGTTTATTTATGAGGATGGTTATTTTGGCTCAATACCTTTATCTTATACCCAAAAAACCTATGATACAGGCAAGATGTACTCTTGGGATGGAAAATCTTACACCCAGACAGTAACCTACAATGCTAATTACCGTGGCGAATTGCGAAAAACTACTTACGAGCGCATAGGGGAAGGTTTTAAAAAATACAACGCATATGTTGAAACAAGTTTGCCAGATATACGTTTTGTGAATGTAACCAACTCGGACACCTATAATGAACTTCATAACAACCTTGGCTCAGGATGGTCACTTGGCTTTCCCTCAGTGGAAATTGATATGGATAACAAATACTTACACCTTTCAAACGGTGATGCTTATAAGATCAACATTACTTCAGCAACTGGGGATTCAAACCTTGAAAAATACCCGCTTAACGATATTATCTTCGATAATGATAGTGGCAGTTATTCAAATGGAGTTTCAACCTCCAGTTACGTGCTCACTCGCAAGGACGGAATTAAAGAATACTTTTCCAGTGATGGTCGGCTTCTTGGTATTAAAGACAGGTTTAATAACGTCATAAAATTTGAACACACCAGTATTAATGGAGAGATGGTAATAAACAAAATTACCGATACGGTAGGCCGTATTGTAAATATTTCCTATCAAGATATTTCAAGTACCAGCAAAAAAGTTGTTATTACCGCTCCTGACAGCTCTACCATACAATTTATACTTGAATCCATACCCGCTTGTCATGGAGAATATAAACTTGTTAAAAAAATAGACCGGTTAGGCAGGGAAACAACATTTAATTATAATATTAACTCGGCTAATTTTACCTTCTATAAGTACAGTGGTGAGAAGGTGAATAAATATGCCAACATAACCGAAATTCATTATCCAACCGGTGCCTACAGCAAGTATACCTATGAAAAAGCCAGAGGCGTTCTGGGAAACCATGGCTCACTGGAGTATTACAGAATAAAGACCAGGGAAGACATTGAAAACGGCAAATCCTATAATAATCAAACTTACAGTTATATAAACAACTTTACCGGATATCCAACCTGTACGGACTCTAATTCCCTGCCTACGAATTTTACGTACCGAGTAGACGTAACAGATGCGTATTTAACAAAAACCAGCCATACATTTAACAGTAAACACCTGGAAATTAGAGCGGAGTCCAAGGCGAATGGCACAATGCTAAAAACTAGCATCGACGTAACATATGATGCCAATAAGCTGCCGGTAAAAGGTGTAAGTAGAGTATATAATACAAATGGGCAATATATGGAGAAAGTCGAAAATTACTCCTATGACACGAATAAATACGGAGATCTTTTAGGATTCTGGGATGTCCAGAATAGCCGGAATGCAGATAACTCACCTGCCAACGATGAACACAAAACTACCTATACTTATGATCCAAGCTACCACCTTGTAACGTCAAAAACATACAAAAAAGATGCTGCCACTACCATACAGGAGGTAATGACCCCATATTCCAACAAAAAATCCATTGAGTGGCATAAAATATATGTAAATGGTTTGTTGAAAAAGCAAACCCGCTATATCTATGATGTTTATGGTAATGTTATTGAAGAGCAGAAATATCTCGATAACTGGACAGACTATGTCTCGGATAAATCAAGTTATGATGATAACAACCCTGCACGCCACGGTCAGTTCAACGGGTTGTACCTTACCAGGAAATGGGTTGAAGGAGTCAAGAACGCAGACGGTAACCTTGTTGATGCCAAGCTAGGAAACTCTGCCGGGGTAATAGATGAAATAAGCAAATATGATTTAATGGGCAATTTGCTCGAAAAACATGATGGCGTGGGTAATGCGACTTCTTATCAATATGATATTGTAGGCAGGTTGCTTAAGGAGACAAATTGTGATGGAACCTTTAAATCGCTGAGTTACAATGATGCCGAAAATAGTGTTGTATTTACCAATGAAAAAGGTGACAGCCTAAAACGTGACTATGACGGTTTTGGTAACCTCATCTATGAGCAGGACACCTCAAGCGGTGAAATGCTCAAGCAGTTCGAATACGATCAGAAATTTAAGCTGGCAAAAGAAACAGGTCCTAATAACAAAAATACAACCAGCTATAGCTATAACGATGAAGGCAAGCTGCTAAGAAAGGAAGTAAAAGACAATAGCGGGGCCTTATTGGCTGCCGAATCATATATCTATGAAAATGCTTTTGCAGCCGCTAAGTATAACAAAATAACCAAAAATGTCCAGGGTGATACCAATTCACCTTCCCAAATAACCACTACTTATGAAAATAAGTACGGCTTTACTGAAAAACAGGGCAAAATGCACGATGGAAAAGAGTATCTGGATACCTTTAAATACGATTACTTAGGCCATAAAATCGAAGAAAAATCAGCTAGAGCATATGCTGAAAGCTGGACGGAACCTTATACCAAAAAATATCAGTACGACTATGCGGGCAATGTTGTACAAGAATACAATATAAAAGGAGATTATATAACAACCGCATATGACTCCCTGGGCAGGAAGATAAAGGTAACCGATATTAAAGGCAATAAATCTTCCACCCCATATTCTACTACTTATGTATATGACAACCTTGGCAGGCTAATTAAAGAAAACATACCGTTTGAGGATGTAAACGGGACAAAATACTATACTATTAAGAAGCATTACTATGACCGGAACAAAAATATAACAAGAGAAAGCGCCACCATAAATAAACCTGGGGGAACTGAAGCTTACAGCAGAATAGATTACCAATACAACAACCTGAACAGGCTTGTTATGGTAACAACCTTTAATGGGGCAACGCCTGTCAACTACACGCAGTTTTACTACGACGCAGCAGGTAATAAAATCAGAATGTACACAGGACTTGCCAGTCCGCTGACCATTAGCGGTCTCGACACCGTAACCGCCAATGGTGATTCAGATTATTCAATAACCAAGTACAGCTATGACAGGTTTGGCAATCTCACTGACATGACCGACCCGGCAGGCCAGCATGAGACCTATCGCTATGATTTGAGCGGCAATATGATTGGCCAGACAGATAGAAACGAAAATATAATAACAATTAGCTATGATGGGTT
This region of Pelotomaculum schinkii genomic DNA includes:
- a CDS encoding S8 family serine peptidase; the encoded protein is MKNKRKWIKEGIKKSIVTLLALIILFSSIPYQVAYTQDIEETFPDSNKEILVNFPSESGKEQLTEAQIPNNSKETLLNYESENKKELSTGNMSSNANKDVLVNINENINKVTEENDNSTKYIGETIKNREKASFKSNEILVKYKNENTKEALKNNAKKNLNLNKLTTKKQFVKLQIDLLEIDKDSSIDSVIAELQKDPDIEYAQPNYTVSVLDSVYLDSNQDLLSLYEIGQVVEGQECIPGTAIDVLSAWKLTKGSPGMLVAVLDTGIDINHQELVNNIFANQAEIPGDGIDNDYNGYIDDVKGWDFANHDNSIYDTADEFHGTHISGIIAATENGSGVCGVAPGVKILPIKFINGSIGYTSDAIEAIEYAESMGARIINCSWGGSENNTALKDAIAQSNMVFVCAAGNDDSANPVYPAAFDLPNVISVGAVNQSGQKASFSNYGAYVDLAAPGVSIISTTPQDNYGYMGGTSMAAGFVSGAAALLLSYQTDLDAGQAVNRLKTCASPNETIKQFTSTGGIVNASAALTSTNVIGDIDNKNNAVNPDEVHSIIASYSSINQVTATQKEKILDFYHITEQQIIEAEQTGYSLTDSINIAKAATEYQFTINEVIIVLQKYGNILDAEAELSNFKHFSERYVVPVTKYGELKSYFLAGYTSNEIRSAYVASLVSNLSIANLLKIQNEDPLQTIINSLNMGLSQVQIDILNELFAEYDVNKRNLLIYMQQDNISAEQIKSLFEQLEQDILTQYINATGQTVNPYGTGENDQINYDKYFNAPYVSNIKDSENIELNTGALKLQNTELSLKGRNGLDLNITSQYDSSKANLYNVGYSTSVSFSYQVYVQEVRYIRYTDWSTSSETTSRPFCVGNFGSYSEASLCAYGYKFTLPESTGYIYDFITSSRYFNKTTSYQITYTGYYNGYFWSEYQSSYYSPPNSQFIYEDGYFGSIPLSYTQKTYDTGKMYSWDGKSYTQTVTYNANYRGELRKTTYERIGEGFKKYNAYVETSLPDIRFVNVTNSDTYNELHNNLGSGWSLGFPSVEIDMDNKYLHLSNGDAYKINITSATGDSNLEKYPLNDIIFDNDSGSYSNGVSTSSYVLTRKDGIKEYFSSDGRLLGIKDRFNNVIKFEHTSINGEMVINKITDTVGRIVNISYQDISSTSKKVVITAPDSSTIQFILESIPACHGEYKLVKKIDRLGRETTFNYNINSANFTFYKYSGEKVNKYANITEIHYPTGAYSKYTYEKARGVLGNHGSLEYYRIKTREDIENGKSYNNQTYSYINNFTGYPTCTDSNSLPTNFTYRVDVTDAYLTKTSHTFNSKHLEIRAESKANGTMLKTSIDVTYDANKLPVKGVSRVYNTNGQYMEKVENYSYDTNKYGDLLGFWDVQNSRNADNSPANDEHKTTYTYDPSYHLVTSKTYKKDAATTIQEVMTPYSNKKSIEWHKIYVNGLLKKQTRYIYDVYGNVIEEQKYLDNWTDYVSDKSSYDDNNPARHGQFNGLYLTRKWVEGVKNADGNLVDAKLGNSAGVIDEISKYDLMGNLLEKHDGVGNATSYQYDIVGRLLKETNCDGTFKSLSYNDAENSVVFTNEKGDSLKRDYDGFGNLIYEQDTSSGEMLKQFEYDQKFKLAKETGPNNKNTTSYSYNDEGKLLRKEVKDNSGALLAAESYIYENAFAAAKYNKITKNVQGDTNSPSQITTTYENKYGFTEKQGKMHDGKEYLDTFKYDYLGHKIEEKSARAYAESWTEPYTKKYQYDYAGNVVQEYNIKGDYITTAYDSLGRKIKVTDIKGNKSSTPYSTTYVYDNLGRLIKENIPFEDVNGTKYYTIKKHYYDRNKNITRESATINKPGGTEAYSRIDYQYNNLNRLVMVTTFNGATPVNYTQFYYDAAGNKIRMYTGLASPLTISGLDTVTANGDSDYSITKYSYDRFGNLTDMTDPAGQHETYRYDLSGNMIGQTDRNENIITISYDGLNRVLNKSVTTPDGLGNKSYSNTYTLTGSLLTTTGDKVNTTYAYDDLGRTKTETRTDGVTKTYTYDAGNNRTSVIIKKGGNQIQNTGYTYDKINRLYQVKDNGQVRATYAYDDNGNRQTLTYNNGNITEYHYNLANKIKTLTNKNGASILSQYTYNYYLDGNQADKTETVTNQSTEYLYDGLGRLQTETEKENGNVTSAVNYTYDDYNSRASMTKDGVTTSYNYDSNNRLVTEIKVTGDVTETTRYGYDNNGNQLYKTSETVKPATAGEAESISVSVSGVSGDGSVSFNEYDGFNQLVKVTSGDMTSTYEYNGAGLRNSKAVNGTVTTHIWDGNQIALELNGAGAVTNKYLLGINLISVQDGTGTTSYYLYNAHGDVVQLTNSSGAVTKTYTYDAFGNEKNPDPNDPNAFRYCGEYFDKETGTYYLRGRYYNPAIGRFISADSYLGKDNDPLSLNLYTYCANDPVNYNDPSGHFVFNALAAGIGAAIGGIFNTAFSVIGDLWTGDLQWNNWNSWQSHGREYGGAFITGAIGGAAAGLTGGLSLLAGVGINAGAWGIGSIAGGYVATGAFSWGQAGWSALGGGIGYGIGRYAGDYLGSALSRGYSSITSNSLSDTFNAGWIYKPSYNINLQQFANNEIRNFPNINGFNTFNNFKKAFGPAGDNLVWHHIVEQSQITKSGFSPTRIHNIENIIAVDRATHAKISGYYNSIDSFTNGMRIRNWLAGQSFEEQYKFGLDVLRRYGICP